CGTCGCTCGAAGTCCGCCGCGAAGGTCTCCAGCTCGGGGGTGACACGGGCGTAGCCGCCGAAGTGGAAGCGCTCGTCGAGCCGCCACTCGCCCCGCCGACCGCCGAAGGCATCCTCCTGGAGCGCCTGTATCCCGTCGTCCAGGAAGCCGCCTCTGAGGACCGGTATGCCCAGGGCCCGCTGGCCGGGGGCGAGGCCCGCGGCCAGGCCGGCGAGGGTGCCGCCGGTGCCACAGGCGAGGGCGACGACGTCGGTACGGCCGCGCAGCTCCTCGCCGAGCGCCCGGCAGCCGCGGACCGCCGCCGCGTTGCTGCCGCCCTCGGGCACGACGTACGCGTCCGTTGCGCCGACCGTGTCCCGAAGCTTCCCGAGCACGTCCGGCTCGGTCTTGCGACGGTATGTCGAGCGGTCCACGAAGTGCAGACGCATGCCGTCGGCCGCGCACCGGGCCAGGGAGGGGTTCAGCGGCCGGCCGGCCAGTTCGTCGCCGCGCACCACGCCCACCGTGGGCAGCCCGAGAAGCCGGCCGGCGGCGGCCGTGGCCCGCAGGTGGTTGGAGTAGGCGCCCCCGAAGGTGAGGAGTGTCCGTCCCGCCGCCCGCTCCAGGTTGGGCGCGAGCTTGCGCCACTTGTTGCCGATCAGCTCGGGGTGGATCAGGTCGTCCCGCTTCAGCAGCAGCCGGACGCCGTATCGCCCGAACCGGTCGTCGGACACTTCCTGGAGGGGGGACGGCAGGCGGGGGCGGAGGTCGGTCACCCGCTCATTGTCGAACACCGTTCGGTGAAACGTACCTCTTCCCTGCCCACGTTGATCCATTCCCGCTCTTTCGGGTAATAGCACGAGCACACACCGTGATGGAAGGCTTGCCGCGTGAACGAAGTGCACCGGCGCAGTTCGGCGCCCGTGCATGAATCGGGAGGGCATTTCTCATGTCGGTAGGCGAAGAGGTCCGCGCGGATTCGGACAAGCCGCAGCAGAGTCTCGGCACCGCGGCCGCGCGGAACCTGGCCACCACGACCAAGTCCGCACCGCAGATGCAGGAGATCAGCTCCCGCTGGCTGCTGCGAAATCTTCCCTGGGTGGATGTGCAGGGCGGTACGTACCGGGTCAACAGGCGTCTGACGTACGCGGTGGGCGACGGCCGCATCACGTTCGTGAAGACCGGTGACCGTGTGGAGGTCATCCCGGCCGAGCTGGGCGAACTGCCCGCGCTCCGCTCCTACGAGGACGAGGAGGTACTCGGGGAACTCGCCTCCCGATGCCGGCAGCGGGAGTTCGGCCCGGGCGAGGTCATCGCCTCCTTCGGCAGCCCGAGCGACGAGGTCCATCTGCTGGCGCACGGCCGCGTCGAGAAGGTCGGCACCGGCCCCTACGGCGACGACCAGGTGCTCGGCGTCCTCGCGGACGGCGCGTACTTCGGCGACCAGGCGCTGCTCGACGCGGACGCCATCTGGGAGTACACGGCCCGTGCGGACACGGCCTGCACGGTGCTGATCCTGGCCCGGCAGGACGTCGAGCAGGTCGCGGAGCGTGCCGACTCCCTGCGCGAGCACCTCCAGCAGCTGCGCGCGATCCCCGAGCAGCGCACCAACAAGTACGGCGAGAAGGAGGTCGACCTCGCCGCCGGTCACGCCGGTGAGCCGGACATCCCGCACACGTTCGTGGACTACGACGCCCGGCCGCGCGAGTACGAACTGAGCATCGCCCAGACCGTCCTGCGCATCCACTCGCGCGTGGCCGACCTGTACAACCAGCCGATGAACCAGACCGAGCAGCAGTTGCGGCTCACGGTCGAGGCGCTCAAGGAGCGCCAGGAGCACGAACTCGTCAACAACCGCGAGTTCGGGCTGCTGCACAACTGCGAGTACGACCAGCGGCTCCAGCCGCACGACGGCGTGCCCAGCCCGGACGACCTGGACGAACTGCTCAGCAGGCGGCGCGGAACCAAGATGCTGCTCGCCCACCCGCGCGCGATCTCCGCGATCGGCCGTGAGCTCAACAAGCGCGGTCTCGTCCCCGAGACGATCGACGTCGGCGGCAACCGGATCCCGACCTGGCGCGGGGTGCCGATCTACCCGTGCAACAAGATCCCGGTCACCGCGGCCCGCACCAGCTCCATCATCGCGCTGCGTCTGGGCCAGGAGGACCAGGGCGTCATCGGACTGCGCCAGTCCGGCATCCCGGACGAAATCGAGCCGAGCCTGTCCGTGCGGTTCATGGGAATCAACGAACAGGCCATCATCAAGTACCTGGTCACGGCCTACTACTCGGCCGCGGTCCTCGTGCCGGACGCGCTGGGCGTCCTGGAGAACGTCGAGATCGGCCGCTGGCGGTGACTTCCGCCACCAGGCGGTACCGGGGTGAGGCGCGCGAAAGGAGGAGGCCCATCGGCAGCCAGGGCGACAGCGGTCCGGGGCCGGCCGACGGGCACGACGCGGCGGTGATCCTGGAGCGCTCCCGGGCGTCGGTCGACCCCGAACTGCGCGCGGTCATCGACTCGTTGCCCGGCTCCATGCGCCGGGTCGCGCTCTACCACTTCGGCTGGGAGCACGCGGACGGCACCCCGACGGCGGGCAACGCGGGCAAGGCGATCCGCCCGGCCCTCGTGCTCGCCGCGGCCACGGCACTCGGTGGCCCGGCGGCCCGCGCGGCGGCCCTGGGGGCGGCCGCGGCGGTCGAACTGGTCCACAACTTCACGCTGTTGCACGACGATGTGATGGACCGGGACGCCACCCGTCGGCACCGCCCCACCGCCTGGACCGTGTTCGGCGACGCCGACGCGATCCTCGCCGGGGACGCCCTCCAGGCCCTCGCCCTCGGGCTGCTGGCCGCGGATCCGCATCCCGCGTCCTCGGCGGCCGCCCGCCGGGTCGCGGCCTGTGTGGTCGAACTCTGCGCCGGCCAGCAGGCGGACACGGCCATGGAGAAACGCGGCCCCGCCGAGATCACCCTCGACGAGGTGCTCGTCATGGCCGAGGCCAAGACGGGAGCGCTGCTCGGCTGCGCCTGTGCCGTGGGCGCGCTGTACGCGGGGGCGGCCGAGGAGGACGTGGACGCGCTGGACGCGTTCGGCAGGGAGGCCGGGCTCGCCTTCCAGCTCATCGACGACGTCATCGGCATATGGGGAGATCCGCGGCACACCGGCAAGCCGGCCGGCGCGGATCTCGCCGCCCGCAAGAAGTCCCTGCCGGTGGTCGCCGCGCTGACCTCCGGCACCCCGGCGGCGGGCGAACTGGCCGAGCTGTACGCGGCGCCCTACGACCCGGCCGACCTGGACCGCACGACGCTGGCCGTCGAACGGGCCGGCGGCCGCGAGTGGGCGCAGGAGCAGGCGGCCGACCGGATGGCCCGCGCGATGCACGAACTGACCCGGGCGATCCCGGACCCGGAGTCGGCGGGCGGCCTGCTGTCCCTGGCGGAGTTCGTGACCCGGCGCAGCAGCTAGGACCGACCTGACCGGTCCGGGTACGAGGGGTGGCGGAGGACGCCGGACTGTCTTCGGAGAGGTTCCGGCCCGGCGGGTCCCGCACATCCCCACGGTGTGCGGGGCCCGCCGCCGTGGGGCCTACGCGGGTTCCTCGGCGCTGTCCGGGACCACCGTCGCCACGATCCGCTCGACCAGCCCCTCCGGCACCCCCACCCCCGGCAGGACGCC
The sequence above is a segment of the Streptomyces asoensis genome. Coding sequences within it:
- a CDS encoding 1-aminocyclopropane-1-carboxylate deaminase/D-cysteine desulfhydrase — its product is MTDLRPRLPSPLQEVSDDRFGRYGVRLLLKRDDLIHPELIGNKWRKLAPNLERAAGRTLLTFGGAYSNHLRATAAAGRLLGLPTVGVVRGDELAGRPLNPSLARCAADGMRLHFVDRSTYRRKTEPDVLGKLRDTVGATDAYVVPEGGSNAAAVRGCRALGEELRGRTDVVALACGTGGTLAGLAAGLAPGQRALGIPVLRGGFLDDGIQALQEDAFGGRRGEWRLDERFHFGGYARVTPELETFAADFERRHGVPVEHLYVAKSLYGLVVLAEEGAFARGTTVTAVITGRPFP
- a CDS encoding family 2B encapsulin nanocompartment shell protein gives rise to the protein MSVGEEVRADSDKPQQSLGTAAARNLATTTKSAPQMQEISSRWLLRNLPWVDVQGGTYRVNRRLTYAVGDGRITFVKTGDRVEVIPAELGELPALRSYEDEEVLGELASRCRQREFGPGEVIASFGSPSDEVHLLAHGRVEKVGTGPYGDDQVLGVLADGAYFGDQALLDADAIWEYTARADTACTVLILARQDVEQVAERADSLREHLQQLRAIPEQRTNKYGEKEVDLAAGHAGEPDIPHTFVDYDARPREYELSIAQTVLRIHSRVADLYNQPMNQTEQQLRLTVEALKERQEHELVNNREFGLLHNCEYDQRLQPHDGVPSPDDLDELLSRRRGTKMLLAHPRAISAIGRELNKRGLVPETIDVGGNRIPTWRGVPIYPCNKIPVTAARTSSIIALRLGQEDQGVIGLRQSGIPDEIEPSLSVRFMGINEQAIIKYLVTAYYSAAVLVPDALGVLENVEIGRWR
- a CDS encoding family 2 encapsulin nanocompartment cargo protein polyprenyl transferase; protein product: MGSQGDSGPGPADGHDAAVILERSRASVDPELRAVIDSLPGSMRRVALYHFGWEHADGTPTAGNAGKAIRPALVLAAATALGGPAARAAALGAAAAVELVHNFTLLHDDVMDRDATRRHRPTAWTVFGDADAILAGDALQALALGLLAADPHPASSAAARRVAACVVELCAGQQADTAMEKRGPAEITLDEVLVMAEAKTGALLGCACAVGALYAGAAEEDVDALDAFGREAGLAFQLIDDVIGIWGDPRHTGKPAGADLAARKKSLPVVAALTSGTPAAGELAELYAAPYDPADLDRTTLAVERAGGREWAQEQAADRMARAMHELTRAIPDPESAGGLLSLAEFVTRRSS